One window of Curtobacterium sp. 458 genomic DNA carries:
- a CDS encoding SMP-30/gluconolactonase/LRE family protein yields the protein MEFTELVPDPSAVERIATGSTWAEGPCWVPATRTLRWSDIPGDRILQWHADTGEVDTYAEAVEFTNGRFLDRDGSVVQCSHGLRRVERDRDGEVTVVVDGWNGGRLNSPNDVVVATDGAVWFTDPAYGITQPREGHPGVREYGDHWVFRCGPDGADLRPVVTDADEPNGLAFSPDERVLYVASSSGELPVIRAYDVDVDDVGVRVKNGREFARLGADEGIPDGIRVDEHGNVWSSSHRGVVVFDPAGERLGEVPVPEVVSNLCFGGDDGTDLFLTATTSIFRLRTGTRDAVLR from the coding sequence ATGGAGTTCACCGAGCTCGTCCCCGACCCGTCCGCCGTCGAGCGGATCGCCACCGGGAGCACCTGGGCCGAGGGGCCGTGCTGGGTCCCCGCGACCAGGACCCTCCGGTGGTCGGACATCCCAGGCGACCGCATCCTGCAGTGGCACGCGGACACCGGCGAGGTCGACACGTACGCCGAGGCCGTCGAGTTCACGAACGGGCGGTTCCTCGACCGCGACGGCTCGGTCGTGCAGTGCTCGCACGGCCTCCGGCGGGTCGAACGCGACCGTGACGGCGAGGTGACCGTGGTCGTCGACGGGTGGAACGGCGGCCGGCTCAACTCCCCGAACGACGTCGTGGTCGCAACCGACGGCGCAGTGTGGTTCACGGACCCCGCGTACGGCATCACCCAGCCGCGCGAGGGACACCCCGGCGTCCGCGAGTACGGCGATCACTGGGTGTTCCGGTGCGGTCCGGACGGAGCGGACCTCCGACCGGTCGTCACCGACGCCGACGAGCCGAACGGCCTCGCGTTCTCGCCGGACGAGCGGGTGCTGTACGTCGCGAGCTCCTCGGGTGAGCTCCCGGTGATCCGGGCGTACGACGTGGACGTCGACGACGTCGGCGTCCGCGTGAAGAACGGGCGCGAATTCGCACGGCTCGGCGCCGACGAGGGCATCCCGGACGGCATCCGCGTGGACGAGCACGGGAACGTCTGGTCGTCGTCGCACCGGGGTGTCGTCGTGTTCGACCCGGCGGGCGAGCGGCTCGGCGAGGTCCCGGTGCCCGAGGTCGTCTCGAACCTCTGCTTCGGCGGGGACGACGGCACGGACCTCTTCCTCACGGCGACCACGTCGATCTTCCGCCTGCGGACCGGAACGAGGGACGCCGTGCTCCGGTGA
- a CDS encoding FCD domain-containing protein, translating into MIYDRVLDDLGSAVVHGAFGTDPVSIDDLVVRTGASRSIVREAVRVLVGVGLLRARRRVGVVALPAAEWDVLDPRVVGWRLTGPDRQVALHELRALRRAVEPAAAAAAASATGDADGLEALLASADRLAAATGPDDAATFLQADRDLHRRVLDRSGNALFRRLHGVVERALDERVGIGPDAHDVRLHGALARAVADGDPAAARAAMQEIVDRT; encoded by the coding sequence GTGATCTACGACCGGGTCCTCGACGACCTCGGGTCGGCCGTCGTGCACGGCGCCTTCGGCACCGATCCGGTGAGCATCGACGACCTCGTGGTCCGGACCGGCGCGAGCCGCAGCATCGTCCGCGAGGCCGTCCGCGTCCTCGTCGGCGTCGGGCTCCTCCGGGCACGGCGGCGGGTCGGCGTCGTGGCGCTCCCCGCGGCCGAGTGGGACGTGCTCGACCCACGCGTGGTCGGGTGGCGGCTCACCGGACCGGACCGGCAGGTGGCCCTCCACGAACTCCGCGCGCTCCGCCGCGCCGTCGAACCGGCCGCGGCAGCGGCTGCGGCGTCCGCGACCGGTGACGCCGACGGCCTGGAGGCACTGCTCGCCTCCGCCGACCGTCTCGCCGCCGCCACCGGTCCAGACGACGCCGCCACGTTCCTCCAGGCCGACCGCGACCTGCACCGACGCGTGCTGGACCGGTCCGGCAACGCGCTCTTCCGGCGCCTGCACGGCGTCGTCGAGCGCGCGCTCGACGAGCGCGTCGGGATCGGACCCGACGCGCACGACGTCCGCCTGCACGGCGCGCTCGCGCGCGCCGTCGCGGACGGCGACCCGGCCGCCGCCCGGGCCGCGATGCAGGAGATCGTCGACCGGACGTGA
- a CDS encoding SDR family NAD(P)-dependent oxidoreductase codes for MTDARVLWITGGGSGMGAAVAAQAASDGWTVVLSGRRAERLDAVAEQVRAAGGSADVLPLDTADVEAVATARDTLLTRHGRLDGLVLAAGLNAPERRWDDQSMADFRAIVDTNLTGVVATVDAALPSLRLAGGTVVVVSSYAGWSFQPGAGVAYSASKTALASVVRTLNQQGAEHGVRATHLCPGDVATDFLDRRPVVPDAAARAVMLQPEDVARAVAFVLEAPAHVRVDELVISPVAQR; via the coding sequence ATGACGGATGCACGGGTGCTCTGGATCACCGGCGGCGGGAGCGGCATGGGTGCCGCGGTGGCGGCGCAGGCCGCGAGCGACGGGTGGACGGTGGTGCTCAGCGGCCGCAGGGCCGAGCGGCTGGACGCCGTGGCCGAGCAGGTCCGCGCAGCCGGCGGCAGCGCCGACGTGCTGCCGCTCGACACCGCCGACGTCGAAGCGGTCGCGACCGCTCGGGACACGCTGCTCACCCGCCACGGCCGGCTCGACGGGCTCGTCCTCGCCGCCGGCCTGAACGCCCCCGAACGTCGCTGGGACGACCAGTCCATGGCCGACTTCCGGGCGATCGTCGACACGAACCTGACCGGCGTGGTCGCCACCGTGGACGCCGCACTCCCGTCGCTCCGCCTGGCCGGCGGCACGGTGGTCGTGGTGTCCTCGTACGCCGGGTGGTCCTTCCAACCCGGTGCGGGCGTCGCGTACTCGGCGTCGAAGACCGCCCTCGCCTCCGTCGTCCGGACGCTCAACCAGCAGGGCGCCGAGCACGGCGTCCGTGCGACGCACCTCTGCCCGGGCGACGTCGCGACGGACTTCCTCGACCGTCGTCCCGTCGTCCCGGACGCCGCCGCCCGCGCGGTGATGCTCCAGCCGGAGGACGTCGCGCGCGCCGTCGCCTTCGTGCTCGAGGCGCCGGCACACGTGCGGGTCGACGAGCTCGTCATCAGTCCGGTCGCGCAGCGGTGA
- a CDS encoding SDR family NAD(P)-dependent oxidoreductase, which yields MHLDLTDRVVVVTGAARGIGAVIAARFAAEGCRVVALDLAFDPAAGPGPDVDRVVCDVTDPDSVRTAVDTVLERHGTIDVLVNNAGINVEGLVADLDWDAWRRCMDVNVGGTFLVSQAVAPVMRAAGRGRIVNAASFAAIVPSVGSAAYAASKAAVVQFTRVLASELGPWGITVNAYAPGMVPTAMNGFAEMPSEQQDRLLDTLSLRRWETPDDVADLLVFLASDAAGYITGTLVDVSGGKLATQIPARAHGR from the coding sequence ATGCACCTCGACCTGACCGATCGCGTGGTGGTGGTGACCGGAGCCGCGCGCGGCATCGGCGCCGTGATCGCCGCACGCTTCGCCGCCGAGGGGTGCCGCGTGGTCGCGCTCGACCTCGCGTTCGACCCGGCCGCGGGCCCCGGTCCCGACGTCGACCGGGTGGTGTGCGACGTCACCGACCCGGACTCCGTGCGGACGGCGGTCGACACCGTCCTTGAGCGACACGGGACGATCGACGTGCTCGTCAACAACGCGGGCATCAACGTCGAGGGACTCGTCGCCGACCTCGACTGGGACGCGTGGCGGCGCTGCATGGACGTGAACGTCGGTGGGACCTTCCTCGTGAGCCAGGCGGTCGCGCCGGTCATGCGCGCCGCCGGCCGCGGTCGGATCGTGAACGCGGCGTCGTTCGCGGCGATCGTACCGAGCGTCGGGAGCGCTGCCTACGCGGCGTCGAAGGCGGCCGTGGTGCAGTTCACCCGGGTGCTCGCGTCCGAGCTCGGGCCGTGGGGCATCACCGTGAACGCGTACGCGCCGGGGATGGTGCCGACGGCCATGAACGGGTTCGCCGAGATGCCGTCCGAGCAGCAGGACCGGCTGCTCGACACGCTCTCGCTGCGACGGTGGGAGACGCCCGACGACGTGGCCGACCTGCTCGTGTTCCTCGCGAGCGACGCGGCCGGGTACATCACCGGGACACTCGTCGACGTGTCCGGGGGCAAGCTCGCGACGCAGATCCCCGCGCGGGCGCACGGCCGCTGA
- a CDS encoding MarR family transcriptional regulator — protein MSRPSEDDRLVDALGHAAFLTMGSLTDLAADAGLSLTQLRVLAILRDRRLRIGDLAAYLGLERSTMTGLVARASAKGLLARVANEQDARAVDVVLTDEGRAVATRLEAAMRAAMLPHAERLPQADRRRLRELLERMLR, from the coding sequence ATGAGCAGACCGAGCGAGGACGACCGTCTCGTCGATGCCCTCGGGCACGCCGCGTTCCTCACGATGGGCTCCCTGACGGACCTGGCCGCCGATGCGGGGTTGTCGCTCACGCAGCTGCGTGTCCTCGCGATCCTGCGGGACCGCCGACTCCGCATCGGTGACCTCGCCGCGTACCTCGGCCTCGAACGGTCGACCATGACCGGCCTGGTGGCGCGAGCGAGCGCGAAGGGGTTGCTCGCGCGGGTTGCGAACGAGCAGGACGCGCGGGCGGTGGACGTCGTGCTCACGGACGAGGGGCGCGCGGTGGCGACCCGACTCGAGGCGGCGATGCGGGCCGCGATGCTGCCCCACGCCGAGCGGCTCCCGCAGGCGGACCGCCGCAGGCTGCGCGAACTGCTCGAACGCATGCTGCGCTGA
- a CDS encoding zinc-binding alcohol dehydrogenase family protein — MHAAVVTRFGSAPTWQESAEPTTGHGEVVVDVVAAGLHPRVRSQATGSHYTSEGALPLIPGVDGVGRFPDGTLRYFAVESDTRGSMAERVTVDPRASVVLPDGADAVAVAAGANPVMSSWVALRYRTSLPTGGRVLVLGATGAAGRAAVQVAKHLGAASVLASGRDRDVLAALPGLGADVVVPLDDPEAVGRAAADADVVLDYVWGDPAAAVLAALVTARSDRGRRLDWVSIGSSAGAAAPIPSAALRASGLTVVGSGQGSVGRAAFVAELPGIVAAIADGTVRVDATRVRMADVEQAWAGQGGERGSRLVLTP, encoded by the coding sequence ATGCACGCAGCGGTCGTCACACGGTTCGGGTCGGCACCGACCTGGCAGGAGTCCGCGGAGCCGACCACCGGCCACGGCGAGGTCGTCGTGGACGTGGTCGCGGCAGGCCTGCACCCGCGGGTCCGCTCGCAGGCAACCGGCTCCCACTACACGAGCGAGGGCGCACTCCCACTCATCCCCGGCGTCGACGGGGTCGGTCGGTTCCCGGACGGCACGCTCCGGTACTTCGCGGTCGAGAGCGACACCCGGGGCAGCATGGCCGAGCGGGTGACCGTCGACCCGCGCGCGAGCGTCGTCCTGCCCGACGGAGCAGACGCGGTCGCGGTGGCCGCCGGGGCCAACCCCGTGATGTCGTCGTGGGTGGCGCTCCGGTACCGGACGTCACTGCCCACCGGGGGCCGTGTCCTCGTCCTCGGCGCGACCGGGGCGGCCGGGCGCGCGGCCGTCCAGGTGGCGAAGCACCTCGGCGCCGCGTCCGTCCTCGCCAGCGGTCGCGACCGCGACGTGCTCGCAGCCCTGCCGGGTCTCGGAGCGGACGTCGTCGTCCCCCTGGACGATCCGGAGGCCGTCGGACGCGCCGCCGCCGACGCGGACGTCGTGCTCGACTACGTCTGGGGCGACCCCGCCGCCGCGGTGCTCGCCGCCCTGGTCACCGCCCGCTCCGACCGCGGTCGTCGACTCGACTGGGTCTCGATCGGGTCCAGCGCGGGGGCAGCGGCCCCGATCCCCTCGGCCGCACTGCGGGCCTCGGGCCTGACGGTCGTCGGGAGCGGCCAGGGATCCGTGGGACGCGCCGCGTTCGTGGCCGAGCTGCCCGGCATCGTCGCGGCGATCGCCGACGGCACCGTCCGCGTGGACGCGACGCGCGTGCGGATGGCCGACGTCGAGCAGGCGTGGGCCGGACAGGGTGGCGAGCGCGGGTCCAGGCTGGTGCTGACGCCCTGA
- a CDS encoding Na+/H+ antiporter subunit A: protein MVTVLVAFAALALIVPALTPWLGRRVFLVAALAPAAAAVLTIAQTPQALGPGVRERFTWVPQLDLAVGLRVDALSWVLALVVTVVGTLVLVYCAAYFEEREVGLGRFAGVLTAFAGSMYGLVVADDVIVLFVLWEATTVFSYLLIGHDAVKRASRAAAMQALVVTTAGGLAMLAGLVLLSVRAGTTSLSAIVEDGPALAATGGALVPVAVALVLLGALTKSAIVPFHFWLPAAMAAPTPVSAYLHAAAMVKAGIYLVARLAPAFALVDGWRETVTVLGVLGMVVGGYRALRQTDLKLLLAYGTVAQLGFLVLAVGWGEPAIALGGVALLAAHATFKSTLFLVVGAIDHAAGTRDLTRLSGLGRRMPWLLVVTVLALASMAGLPPTIGFVAKEAVLTGFVEALHGDSSAWAWFALVGVTVGSVLTMAYSLRFVWGAFARKPGVAQTTPHGLHGLGVVPSVLGIAGLVLGVLTPLVAKGIEPAASAASIGAAPVPHLALWHGLEPALGISAITLVGGVALFLVRRPVEALQHRLAGAPSAAGTYRQVMRGLDRAATGLTAALQRGSLPYYLTVILSVFVAGAILNLVLGGPWAFSVRFADSWGQVPVVVVMGIAAIAVLTAKTRFAAAVLVGVTGYGMSVLFVLHGAIDLALTQLVVETVTLIAFVLVLRRLPPRIATANPSRFRIVRALFAGLAGLTLAIVVVVAASSRTAEPLWPDLPALTSSFGHGLNVVNVALVDLRGWDTLGELTVVVAAATGVASLIFVNSREDTLPRLRDLPSSITSDKHRPDGEPRAWLPTSAAIPTGRSALLDVVVRLLFHGLIVLSVYLLFAGHNAAGGGFAGGLVAGIALAARYLAGGPAELGAAAPVRAGRLLGLGVATAAVTALVPLFFGREALYSEFVEATVPVLGHVEFVTATFFDIGVYLVVVGLVLDVLRSLGAEVDRQRLEDSRAPIADTTESDPAHNAAAATPEGSAT from the coding sequence ATGGTCACCGTCCTCGTCGCGTTCGCGGCACTCGCCCTCATCGTGCCGGCACTCACGCCCTGGCTCGGGCGCCGCGTGTTCCTCGTCGCCGCCCTCGCGCCGGCGGCCGCCGCGGTCCTGACGATCGCCCAGACACCCCAGGCCCTCGGCCCCGGGGTCCGGGAGCGGTTCACCTGGGTGCCGCAGCTCGACCTCGCCGTCGGTCTCCGGGTCGACGCCCTCTCGTGGGTGCTCGCGCTCGTCGTGACCGTCGTCGGCACCCTCGTGCTCGTCTACTGCGCGGCGTACTTCGAGGAGCGCGAGGTCGGTCTCGGGCGCTTCGCGGGCGTGCTGACAGCCTTCGCCGGCTCGATGTACGGGCTCGTGGTCGCCGACGACGTCATCGTGCTGTTCGTCCTGTGGGAGGCCACGACCGTCTTCTCGTACCTGCTCATCGGTCACGACGCCGTGAAGCGCGCGAGCCGGGCCGCCGCGATGCAGGCGCTCGTCGTGACCACGGCCGGCGGGCTGGCGATGCTCGCCGGGCTCGTCCTGCTCTCCGTCCGCGCCGGCACGACCTCGCTCAGCGCGATCGTCGAGGACGGTCCCGCGCTCGCGGCGACCGGCGGCGCACTCGTCCCGGTGGCGGTGGCGCTCGTGCTGCTCGGCGCCCTGACGAAGTCCGCGATCGTCCCCTTCCACTTCTGGCTGCCCGCCGCGATGGCCGCGCCGACCCCGGTGAGCGCCTACCTCCACGCCGCCGCGATGGTGAAGGCCGGCATCTACCTCGTCGCGCGACTCGCCCCGGCGTTCGCGCTCGTCGACGGCTGGCGGGAGACCGTCACGGTCCTCGGCGTCCTCGGCATGGTGGTCGGCGGCTACCGCGCGCTCCGGCAGACCGACCTCAAGCTGTTGCTCGCGTACGGAACGGTCGCCCAGCTCGGGTTCCTCGTCCTCGCCGTGGGCTGGGGGGAGCCGGCGATCGCCCTCGGCGGGGTGGCGCTCCTCGCGGCGCACGCGACGTTCAAGTCGACCCTGTTCCTCGTCGTCGGGGCGATCGACCACGCGGCCGGCACGCGTGACCTCACCCGTCTGAGCGGCCTCGGACGCCGGATGCCCTGGCTCCTGGTCGTCACGGTCCTCGCGCTCGCCTCGATGGCCGGGCTCCCCCCGACGATCGGCTTCGTCGCGAAGGAAGCCGTGCTGACCGGCTTCGTCGAGGCGCTGCACGGCGACAGCAGCGCCTGGGCGTGGTTCGCCCTCGTCGGCGTCACCGTCGGCTCGGTGCTCACGATGGCGTACTCGCTGCGCTTCGTCTGGGGCGCGTTCGCCCGCAAGCCCGGTGTCGCCCAGACGACGCCGCACGGCCTGCACGGCCTCGGCGTCGTGCCGTCCGTGCTGGGCATCGCGGGCCTCGTGCTCGGTGTCCTCACCCCGCTCGTGGCGAAGGGCATCGAACCGGCCGCGAGCGCCGCGTCGATCGGCGCCGCGCCGGTCCCGCACCTCGCCCTCTGGCACGGTCTCGAGCCGGCGCTCGGCATCTCCGCGATCACGCTCGTCGGCGGTGTCGCGCTCTTCCTCGTTCGCCGCCCGGTCGAGGCGCTGCAGCACCGTCTCGCCGGCGCTCCGAGCGCCGCCGGCACCTACCGCCAGGTGATGCGCGGACTCGACCGGGCCGCGACCGGGCTGACCGCCGCACTCCAGCGCGGTTCGCTCCCCTACTACCTGACGGTCATCCTCTCGGTGTTCGTCGCCGGGGCGATCCTGAACCTCGTCCTCGGCGGACCGTGGGCGTTCTCGGTCCGGTTCGCGGACTCGTGGGGGCAGGTCCCCGTCGTCGTCGTGATGGGCATCGCCGCGATCGCCGTGCTCACCGCGAAGACCCGCTTCGCCGCCGCGGTCCTCGTCGGGGTCACCGGGTACGGCATGTCGGTCCTCTTCGTGCTCCACGGCGCGATCGACCTCGCACTCACGCAGCTCGTGGTCGAGACGGTGACGCTCATCGCGTTCGTCCTCGTCCTGCGTCGCCTGCCCCCGCGGATCGCGACGGCGAACCCCTCGCGCTTCCGCATCGTGCGCGCGCTCTTCGCCGGGCTGGCCGGACTCACCCTCGCGATCGTGGTCGTCGTCGCCGCGTCCTCCCGCACCGCCGAGCCGCTCTGGCCCGACCTCCCTGCGCTGACGAGCTCGTTCGGGCACGGGCTCAACGTGGTGAACGTCGCCCTCGTCGACCTGCGCGGGTGGGACACGCTCGGCGAACTGACCGTCGTCGTCGCCGCCGCCACGGGCGTCGCGAGCCTCATCTTCGTGAACTCGCGCGAGGACACGCTGCCGCGGCTCCGTGACCTCCCGTCGAGCATCACGAGCGACAAGCACCGCCCCGACGGTGAACCCCGCGCCTGGCTGCCGACGAGCGCCGCGATCCCGACCGGTCGCTCGGCGCTCCTCGACGTGGTCGTCCGACTCCTCTTCCACGGCCTCATCGTGCTGTCGGTGTACCTGCTCTTCGCCGGGCACAACGCCGCGGGCGGTGGATTCGCCGGGGGCCTCGTCGCCGGCATCGCGCTCGCCGCCAGGTACCTCGCCGGTGGCCCGGCCGAACTCGGCGCAGCAGCTCCGGTGCGCGCGGGTCGCCTGCTCGGGCTCGGTGTCGCGACCGCGGCCGTCACGGCGCTCGTGCCGCTGTTCTTCGGCCGGGAAGCCCTGTACTCGGAGTTCGTCGAGGCCACCGTCCCGGTGCTCGGGCACGTGGAGTTCGTCACGGCGACGTTCTTCGACATCGGCGTCTACCTCGTGGTCGTCGGACTCGTGCTCGACGTCCTCCGCAGCCTCGGCGCCGAGGTCGACCGACAGCGCCTCGAGGACTCCCGCGCGCCCATCGCCGACACGACCGAGTCCGACCCCGCCCACAACGCCGCTGCCGCCACCCCGGAAGGGAGTGCCACGTGA
- a CDS encoding Na(+)/H(+) antiporter subunit C produces MTVTLVLVIAMAVLFSCGVYLLLERSLTRMLLGFLLLGNALNLLLLVMSGAAGKPPIGKSAEGITDPLPQAFALTAIVITFAVSAFLLALIHRSWKLSRADEVEVDEADVAIGRERDDDADADPGDEDPELDTDPEAAQQEEHTR; encoded by the coding sequence GTGACCGTCACCCTGGTCCTCGTCATCGCCATGGCGGTGCTGTTCTCGTGCGGCGTGTACCTGCTGCTCGAACGCTCGCTCACGCGGATGCTCCTCGGGTTCCTGCTCCTCGGCAACGCCCTCAACCTGCTCCTGCTCGTGATGTCCGGCGCCGCGGGCAAGCCACCGATCGGCAAGTCCGCCGAGGGCATCACCGACCCGCTCCCGCAGGCGTTCGCCCTCACCGCGATCGTCATCACCTTCGCCGTGAGCGCGTTCCTCCTCGCGCTGATCCACCGCTCCTGGAAGCTCTCGCGCGCGGACGAGGTCGAGGTCGACGAGGCCGACGTCGCCATCGGTCGGGAACGCGACGACGACGCCGACGCGGACCCGGGCGACGAGGACCCCGAGCTCGACACCGACCCAGAGGCCGCCCAGCAGGAGGAGCACACGCGATGA
- a CDS encoding Na+/H+ antiporter subunit D: MTWLVPLLVLVPLLGAAAALGLVRHQKTQRAITVGVLVVAVVVAATLMVLVDRHGTIVVQVGGWQAPYGISLVVDRLSALLLTVSASVLLLVLLFSIGQGLADDDEDAPVTIFYPTYLVLAAGVLDSFIAGDLFNLYVAFEMLLVASYVLITVGGSEQRVRAGTTYIVTSLIASAIFLAAIGLVYGATGTVNIAQISERVADLPEHVQLLLHTMLLIGFGIKAAVFPLAFWLPDSYPTAPAPVTAVFAGLLTKVGIYAIIRLETIIFPRPQLNTVLLVVAILTMVVGVLGAVSQTDVKRLLSFTLISHIGFMVMGIGLGSVVGTAAAVFYTVHHIVVQTTLFLVSGLMERVGGTTSTRSLGGLLKVAPLLAALYLVPAFNLGGIPPFSGFIGKLGLFRAAAEDGSPLAYATIAAGVVTSLLTLYALMRVWDAAFWRPKPAAEAAAPHASTAEPHAHLRSPEPAPLTVSEDSGEAYHPGGSVTVTDAPHVSTASRPATGSTATAGEAPGRVRLPRMLVGVTTVAVLGSVALTVVAGPLYGYATRAAESLESPDRYVQAVLGGDR, encoded by the coding sequence ATGACCTGGCTCGTCCCCCTCCTCGTGCTCGTCCCGCTGCTCGGTGCGGCGGCGGCACTCGGTCTCGTCCGCCACCAGAAGACGCAGCGGGCGATCACGGTCGGTGTGCTCGTCGTCGCCGTGGTGGTCGCCGCGACGCTCATGGTGCTCGTCGACCGGCACGGCACGATCGTGGTCCAGGTCGGGGGGTGGCAGGCGCCGTACGGCATCTCGCTCGTCGTCGACCGGTTGAGCGCGCTGCTGCTCACCGTGAGCGCGAGCGTGCTCCTGCTCGTCCTGCTCTTCTCGATCGGGCAGGGGCTCGCCGACGACGACGAGGACGCCCCGGTCACGATCTTCTACCCGACGTACCTCGTGCTCGCGGCCGGTGTGCTCGACTCCTTCATCGCCGGCGACCTCTTCAACCTCTACGTCGCGTTCGAGATGCTGCTCGTGGCCTCGTACGTGCTCATCACCGTCGGCGGCAGCGAGCAGCGGGTCCGCGCCGGCACGACGTACATCGTGACGAGCCTCATCGCGTCCGCGATCTTCCTCGCCGCCATCGGGCTCGTGTACGGGGCGACCGGCACGGTGAACATCGCCCAGATCTCCGAGCGCGTCGCCGACCTGCCCGAGCACGTGCAGCTCCTGCTCCACACGATGCTGCTCATCGGGTTCGGCATCAAGGCCGCCGTGTTCCCGCTGGCGTTCTGGCTGCCCGACTCGTACCCGACCGCCCCGGCACCGGTCACCGCCGTCTTCGCCGGTCTGCTCACCAAGGTCGGCATCTACGCGATCATCCGCCTCGAGACGATCATCTTCCCGAGGCCGCAGCTCAACACGGTGCTGCTCGTGGTGGCGATCCTCACGATGGTGGTCGGGGTGCTCGGCGCGGTGTCGCAGACGGACGTGAAACGGCTGCTGTCCTTCACGCTCATCAGCCACATCGGCTTCATGGTGATGGGCATCGGGCTCGGCTCGGTCGTCGGCACGGCAGCGGCGGTGTTCTACACGGTCCACCACATCGTCGTGCAGACCACGCTGTTCCTGGTCTCGGGACTCATGGAACGCGTCGGCGGGACGACCTCGACACGGTCTCTCGGCGGGCTCCTCAAGGTCGCTCCGCTGCTGGCGGCCCTGTACCTCGTGCCGGCGTTCAACCTCGGCGGCATCCCCCCGTTCTCCGGGTTCATCGGCAAGCTCGGCTTGTTCCGCGCCGCCGCGGAGGACGGCTCCCCCCTCGCGTACGCGACGATCGCCGCCGGGGTCGTCACGAGCCTCCTGACCCTCTACGCGCTCATGCGCGTCTGGGACGCCGCCTTCTGGCGGCCCAAGCCGGCCGCCGAGGCGGCCGCGCCGCACGCGAGCACGGCGGAGCCGCACGCGCACCTGCGGTCGCCGGAACCGGCGCCGCTGACGGTGTCCGAGGACAGCGGTGAGGCGTACCACCCGGGAGGCTCGGTGACCGTCACCGACGCACCGCACGTGAGCACCGCCTCCCGTCCGGCGACCGGCTCCACGGCCACCGCAGGCGAGGCGCCAGGACGCGTCCGCCTCCCCCGCATGCTCGTCGGTGTGACCACCGTCGCGGTCCTCGGGTCGGTCGCCCTGACCGTCGTCGCCGGACCCCTGTACGGCTACGCGACCCGCGCGGCCGAGTCGCTCGAGTCACCGGACCGCTACGTCCAGGCCGTGCTCGGGGGTGACCGGTGA
- a CDS encoding Na+/H+ antiporter subunit E translates to MSDTRRITNARRIAVAWRYDVPLVAGLTVLWALLWGSWTPLTLLCGLVVALLVTQLLPLPPVPLSARFSVPSALRFLVVWSGFVVAASFRVAWAAFRPRGVRRSSILLVQLHTTSEMTFTLATIAISLVPGSYVADVDLRHRRILLHVLDTERLEQVDAERRTALRIEAMVIRALGSKQDVSELSEPLPEVVR, encoded by the coding sequence GTGAGCGACACCCGACGGATCACGAACGCGCGGCGGATCGCCGTCGCCTGGCGCTACGACGTCCCGCTCGTCGCCGGGCTGACCGTGCTGTGGGCGCTCCTCTGGGGATCGTGGACCCCGCTCACGCTGCTCTGCGGCCTGGTGGTGGCGCTCCTCGTGACCCAGTTGCTGCCCCTGCCGCCGGTCCCGCTGTCGGCGCGGTTCTCCGTCCCGTCGGCGCTCCGGTTCCTCGTGGTGTGGAGCGGGTTCGTCGTCGCGGCGTCGTTCCGGGTCGCCTGGGCGGCGTTCCGACCGCGCGGGGTGCGGCGCAGCTCGATCCTGCTCGTGCAGCTGCACACGACGTCCGAGATGACCTTCACCCTCGCGACCATCGCGATCTCGCTGGTGCCGGGGTCGTACGTCGCCGACGTCGACCTCCGACACCGCAGGATCCTGCTGCACGTGCTCGACACCGAGCGGCTCGAGCAGGTCGATGCCGAACGGCGGACCGCGCTCCGCATCGAGGCGATGGTCATCCGGGCACTCGGTTCCAAGCAGGACGTCTCGGAGCTGTCCGAACCCCTGCCGGAGGTGGTCCGGTGA
- a CDS encoding sodium:proton antiporter, whose translation MSAAVAVMAVCIALVLLLLGVTLALAVGRIVRGPTILDRMIGSDMVLTTVLLVIAAAMVLRRDLTAVPVLVVIAATSVFATIAVARAVTPSSDPSDEGSDVTTPEHAIEEETP comes from the coding sequence GTGAGCGCCGCGGTGGCCGTCATGGCGGTGTGCATCGCCCTCGTCCTGCTCCTGCTCGGCGTCACGCTGGCGCTCGCGGTCGGACGCATCGTGCGCGGGCCGACGATCCTCGATCGGATGATCGGGTCGGACATGGTGCTGACGACCGTCCTGCTCGTCATCGCCGCGGCCATGGTGCTCCGGCGCGACCTCACCGCCGTCCCCGTGCTCGTGGTCATCGCGGCGACGAGCGTGTTCGCGACGATCGCCGTGGCGCGGGCGGTCACGCCGTCGTCCGACCCGTCCGACGAGGGGTCCGACGTCACCACCCCGGAGCACGCCATCGAGGAGGAGACACCGTGA